One stretch of Caldalkalibacillus uzonensis DNA includes these proteins:
- the spo0A gene encoding sporulation transcription factor Spo0A yields the protein MERIKIVLADDNHEFVQLMNDYFSQQNDMEVVGLGYNGVEILDILEKKEPDVIILDIIMPHLDGLAVLEKLRSENLHPQAKVIMLTAFGQEDITKRAVELGASYYILKPFEMDILAQRIRQLMLSKTPGTTSASSYKSQTVTTRPSYGQKSLDERITGIIHEIGVPAHIKGYLYLREAITMVYHNLELLGSITKILYPDIAKKYNTTPSRVERAIRHAIEVAWNRGNIDSINKMFSNTVNSNKAKPTNSEFIAMVADKLRLEYKAG from the coding sequence GTGGAGCGTATTAAAATTGTCCTGGCAGATGACAATCACGAATTTGTTCAGCTAATGAATGATTATTTTTCCCAGCAAAATGATATGGAAGTGGTGGGACTTGGGTATAACGGTGTTGAGATCTTAGACATCCTGGAGAAGAAAGAACCTGATGTCATCATATTAGATATCATTATGCCTCACTTGGATGGTTTGGCTGTATTGGAAAAATTGCGCAGTGAAAATCTTCATCCACAAGCAAAAGTGATCATGTTAACGGCTTTTGGCCAGGAGGATATTACTAAAAGGGCGGTGGAATTGGGAGCTTCTTATTATATCTTAAAACCGTTTGAAATGGATATCCTGGCTCAGCGAATCCGGCAGCTGATGTTGAGCAAGACACCGGGAACGACCTCTGCGTCTTCCTATAAAAGCCAGACTGTAACTACCAGACCTTCCTATGGCCAGAAAAGTCTGGATGAACGGATTACAGGCATTATCCACGAAATTGGCGTCCCGGCCCATATTAAGGGTTATCTTTACCTGCGTGAAGCGATCACCATGGTATACCACAATCTTGAGTTGTTGGGTTCTATTACCAAAATTTTGTATCCGGACATTGCCAAAAAATACAACACAACGCCAAGCCGCGTGGAGCGAGCCATTCGCCATGCCATTGAGGTGGCCTGGAACCGGGGCAATATTGATTCGATCAATAAAATGTTTAGCAATACGGTTAACAGCAATAAAGCCAAACCTACCAATTCAGAATTTATTGCCATGGTCGCTGATAAATTACGCCTGGAATATAAAGCCGGTTGA